A single genomic interval of Chitinophaga sp. 180180018-3 harbors:
- a CDS encoding TIGR01777 family oxidoreductase: MDTVIITGGTGLIGTALTKLLLERGYRVIILTRRPEKGNNSEVTYARWNIDEQTIDKTAIEQADYIIHLAGANVGEKRWTSSRKREIIDSRTKSSELLFNTLKTTPNKVRKVISASATGYYGEYTDHVFTESDPAATDYLGTTTEAWEKSISQITTLGKKLVIFRSGLVLSRDGGAMKEFYKPLRFGFATVLGSGDQYISWIHIHDIVRLFFNAIVNDKLTGIYNAVGPNPVTNKELILTMARIAKGRSFMTVYVPAFVLKLALGEMSVEVLKSMRASASAIQQTGFQFSYPTIKEAMEQLFSQ, translated from the coding sequence ATGGATACCGTTATCATCACCGGTGGAACTGGACTGATAGGCACGGCATTGACTAAACTGTTGCTGGAGCGCGGTTACCGGGTAATTATCCTGACCAGGCGGCCCGAAAAGGGGAATAACAGTGAGGTTACCTATGCCCGCTGGAACATAGACGAGCAAACTATCGACAAAACAGCTATAGAACAGGCCGATTATATCATTCACCTGGCGGGAGCCAACGTTGGAGAAAAACGATGGACATCCTCCCGCAAAAGGGAAATCATAGACAGCCGTACAAAAAGCAGTGAGTTGCTTTTCAATACCCTGAAAACAACTCCTAACAAAGTAAGGAAAGTAATCAGTGCCTCGGCAACCGGCTACTACGGCGAATATACGGATCATGTTTTTACAGAATCCGATCCGGCAGCTACCGATTACCTCGGTACTACCACGGAGGCCTGGGAAAAAAGCATATCCCAGATAACCACCCTGGGAAAAAAACTGGTTATTTTCCGTTCCGGGCTCGTGCTGAGCCGGGATGGTGGTGCCATGAAGGAGTTTTACAAGCCCCTGCGATTCGGGTTTGCGACCGTACTTGGTTCGGGTGATCAGTATATTTCATGGATACATATACACGATATCGTCAGGTTATTTTTCAATGCTATAGTGAACGACAAACTAACGGGTATCTACAACGCCGTTGGTCCTAATCCGGTCACCAATAAGGAGTTGATCCTTACCATGGCAAGGATCGCAAAAGGACGCAGCTTTATGACAGTTTATGTACCTGCATTTGTATTGAAACTGGCATTGGGAGAAATGAGTGTGGAGGTACTGAAAAGTATGCGGGCCTCTGCATCAGCTATTCAGCAAACGGGATTCCAGTTCTCCTATCCTACCATCAAGGAGGCCATGGAGCAATTATTCAGCCAGTGA
- the purQ gene encoding phosphoribosylformylglycinamidine synthase subunit PurQ, which yields MKFGVVTFPGSNCDHDMIDSLRNDLGQEVIELWHKDKDLSAFSTADCIVLPGGFSYGDYLRCGAIARFSPMMQSVIEFANKGGRVVGVCNGFQVLCEAGLLPGVLLLNQHQQFVCKNVYLKSENNVASITKDVTGRPLMIPVAHGEGRYHANEATLDELFKNNQVLFRYCDEFGNIVDTANPNGALRNIAGICNSERNVFGMMPHPERATSTVLGNTDGQLILQSLINNN from the coding sequence ATGAAATTTGGCGTTGTCACCTTTCCCGGCTCTAACTGCGATCACGATATGATAGATTCCCTGCGTAATGACCTGGGACAGGAAGTTATAGAACTGTGGCATAAGGATAAGGACCTGAGCGCATTCAGCACAGCAGATTGCATTGTATTACCGGGAGGATTCTCTTATGGCGACTACCTGCGTTGCGGTGCTATTGCCAGATTCAGTCCGATGATGCAGAGTGTGATCGAGTTTGCCAATAAAGGTGGCCGGGTAGTGGGTGTTTGTAATGGTTTCCAGGTATTATGCGAAGCTGGCCTGTTACCGGGTGTATTGTTGCTGAATCAGCACCAGCAGTTTGTTTGTAAGAATGTATATCTGAAAAGCGAAAATAATGTAGCATCTATTACGAAAGACGTGACCGGCCGTCCGCTGATGATTCCTGTTGCTCACGGAGAGGGTCGTTATCACGCAAATGAGGCTACACTGGACGAGCTGTTTAAGAACAACCAGGTATTGTTCCGTTACTGCGACGAATTTGGCAATATTGTTGACACTGCTAACCCGAATGGAGCGCTCCGCAATATTGCAGGTATCTGTAACAGTGAAAGGAATGTATTTGGTATGATGCCTCATCCGGAAAGAGCTACCAGCACTGTTCTGGGCAATACAGACGGACAGCTGATATTACAAAGTCTTATTAATAACAATTAA
- a CDS encoding protein-disulfide reductase DsbD domain-containing protein has protein sequence MKKLLTVLALFALPILASAQIENPVKWSFTAKKVNATTYEVHATASIQAGWHLYAQESGEGPVPTSFKFTKNPLAATTGKVEEVGKLHKSFDKNFNTELKYYENTVDFVQKVAVKGKAATKVKGSVEFMVCDDHQCLPPKEVEFAVSVGGK, from the coding sequence ATGAAAAAATTATTAACAGTACTGGCTTTATTTGCCTTGCCTATCCTGGCCAGCGCCCAGATAGAGAATCCAGTGAAATGGAGCTTTACCGCCAAGAAGGTAAACGCTACTACTTACGAGGTGCATGCCACTGCATCTATTCAGGCCGGATGGCATTTATATGCACAGGAATCAGGAGAAGGACCAGTACCTACGTCTTTCAAGTTTACCAAGAATCCGCTGGCAGCTACTACCGGTAAAGTAGAAGAAGTGGGTAAACTGCATAAATCTTTCGATAAGAACTTTAACACCGAACTGAAATACTACGAAAACACTGTTGACTTCGTACAAAAGGTGGCTGTTAAAGGGAAAGCCGCTACTAAAGTAAAAGGCTCTGTAGAATTCATGGTGTGCGACGATCACCAGTGTCTGCCGCCTAAGGAAGTAGAGTTTGCGGTAAGTGTGGGAGGAAAATAA
- a CDS encoding cytochrome c biogenesis protein CcdA has product MKQLLSFLIPVLALFSLSAKAQDATSPKPVKWEVSAEKKGDQEYVLHLKGKIEKGWLIFSTTMGNDDPNTRIVLDSSVNGAIAGITENGKLENRKEPLFDNLDIKYFENEVELVASVKVKAAIPQLAGTITYMALKGQDAVPEEEAFSVSVGDGTAAKAATAGTPVTTPLKDDVAEDDASNKSLWWIFIASFGGGFIALITPCVFSMIPITVSFFTKRSGTRAQGIKNAFTYSLSIIIIYTLLGFIITKLFGASALNSLASNGIANMIFFVIFLLFAFSFLGAFEISLPSSWANVSDSKAGMGSMLGIFFMALTLAIVSFSCTGPILGNLLVLAAKGGNSGPLVGMFGFSLALAIPFSLFALFPSLLNKIGKSGGWLNAVKVTLGFLELALALKFLSNVDMAYHWNLLDREIFLALWIAIFGLLTLYLIGKLKFSHDSDVPFLTVTRLCFAIATFTFVIYMIPGMWGAPLRGISGFLPHEGSQDFNLNKSLVDIQASLESGAGSGSGGGSHANTIKPVKLAGILHSEIPGVENVFFDYEEAQAAAKAANKPLMLDFTGHTCVNCRKFEKSVLSNPAVMKILRNDFIVASLYTDEKSSLPEAERFVSKFDGSKITNVGQKNLDLEATHFNRNSQPYYIPVDLEGKPLVNKGYGYDPKEDVDEFVKYLEAAKAEFQKRTKN; this is encoded by the coding sequence ATGAAGCAACTGCTTTCATTTTTAATACCTGTTCTTGCACTGTTCTCATTAAGTGCAAAAGCACAGGACGCAACAAGCCCAAAACCTGTGAAGTGGGAGGTTTCCGCGGAGAAGAAAGGTGATCAGGAATATGTTTTGCATCTGAAGGGCAAGATAGAAAAGGGTTGGCTGATTTTCTCCACTACCATGGGGAACGACGACCCGAACACAAGGATAGTGCTGGATAGCAGCGTTAATGGGGCTATTGCCGGTATTACCGAAAATGGTAAGCTGGAAAACCGCAAGGAGCCGCTGTTCGACAACCTGGATATCAAATATTTTGAAAATGAGGTAGAGTTGGTGGCCAGCGTAAAAGTTAAAGCCGCTATTCCTCAACTGGCTGGTACCATCACTTACATGGCATTGAAGGGGCAGGATGCTGTACCGGAAGAAGAAGCATTCAGTGTGTCCGTCGGAGATGGGACCGCAGCTAAAGCCGCTACTGCTGGCACTCCGGTCACTACTCCTTTGAAAGATGACGTGGCAGAAGATGATGCCTCCAACAAATCGTTATGGTGGATATTCATCGCCAGCTTTGGTGGTGGATTTATTGCATTGATCACACCCTGTGTGTTTTCGATGATCCCCATTACGGTTAGCTTCTTCACCAAGCGTAGCGGCACCAGGGCACAGGGCATCAAAAATGCCTTTACTTATTCGTTGTCGATTATCATCATTTATACGCTGCTGGGATTCATTATCACGAAACTGTTCGGAGCCAGCGCGCTGAACTCACTGGCCAGCAACGGTATTGCGAACATGATTTTCTTTGTGATTTTCCTGTTGTTCGCATTTTCTTTCCTTGGGGCATTCGAGATCAGTTTACCCAGTTCCTGGGCGAATGTATCTGATTCCAAGGCCGGAATGGGCAGCATGTTAGGGATCTTTTTCATGGCGCTTACGCTTGCCATCGTATCATTCTCCTGCACTGGTCCGATCCTCGGTAACCTGCTGGTGCTGGCAGCAAAAGGAGGTAACTCCGGTCCGCTGGTGGGAATGTTTGGTTTCTCACTGGCCCTGGCTATACCTTTCTCCCTGTTTGCATTATTCCCAAGTCTGCTGAACAAGATCGGCAAATCAGGCGGATGGCTGAATGCAGTGAAAGTAACCCTGGGTTTCCTGGAACTGGCGCTGGCATTGAAATTCCTGTCGAATGTGGATATGGCTTATCACTGGAATCTGCTCGACAGGGAAATATTCCTGGCGCTGTGGATCGCTATCTTCGGATTGCTGACCCTGTATCTCATAGGGAAGCTGAAATTCAGCCACGACAGTGATGTGCCTTTCCTCACTGTAACAAGGCTTTGCTTCGCTATTGCTACCTTCACCTTCGTGATCTATATGATTCCGGGAATGTGGGGTGCACCATTGCGAGGTATCAGCGGATTCCTGCCGCATGAAGGTTCTCAGGACTTTAACCTGAATAAATCACTGGTGGATATTCAGGCATCGCTGGAAAGCGGTGCTGGCAGTGGTTCGGGTGGTGGCAGTCATGCTAATACCATCAAACCGGTGAAGCTGGCAGGCATACTTCATTCTGAGATCCCGGGCGTTGAAAATGTATTCTTTGATTACGAAGAAGCGCAGGCAGCAGCCAAAGCGGCCAATAAGCCGCTGATGCTCGACTTCACAGGGCATACCTGCGTAAACTGCCGTAAGTTCGAGAAATCAGTGCTTTCTAATCCGGCTGTGATGAAGATCCTGCGTAACGACTTTATCGTAGCTTCTCTGTATACCGATGAGAAATCTTCGCTACCGGAAGCAGAGCGTTTTGTATCGAAGTTCGATGGCAGCAAGATCACCAACGTAGGTCAGAAGAACCTGGATCTGGAAGCCACTCATTTCAACCGGAACTCGCAGCCATATTACATTCCGGTGGATCTGGAAGGCAAGCCGCTGGTAAATAAGGGATATGGTTATGATCCGAAAGAAGATGTGGATGAATTTGTGAAATACCTGGAAGCAGCAAAAGCTGAGTTTCAGAAGAGAACTAAGAATTAA
- the hisS gene encoding histidine--tRNA ligase: protein MIKPGIPKGTRDFGPVVVRKRNYIFQTIRETFELFGFQPLETPAMENLSTLTGKYGEEGDKLMFKVLNNGDIFNDAQQATDNKELISAITEKALRYDLTIPFARYVVMNQHELALPFKRYQMQPVWRADKPQKGRYREFYQCDADVVGSNSLLNEVELLLIYDTVLTRLGMQGYELRINNRKILFGLAEVIGKPELLMDITISIDKLDKIGAEGVRKELQSRGLTDDEINIIEKFLGITGSSEEKLAQLGQLLQSSATALKGIEELSFVINSGYASFNTEPVIDVTLARGLNYYTGLIVEVKAPASVKMGSIGGGGRYDDLTGLFGLPGISGVGISFGVDRIYDVLEELNLFPPTAQQSTRVLFLNLGETSARKAFEYMMALRGKGIAAEIFHENAKMDKQMKYANKRNIPFVVILGESELQENMMSIKNLESGKQEKIGAEQILSYQF, encoded by the coding sequence ATGATAAAGCCTGGTATTCCAAAAGGCACCCGCGATTTCGGCCCGGTAGTAGTACGCAAACGCAATTACATTTTCCAGACCATCCGCGAAACTTTTGAATTATTTGGTTTCCAGCCACTGGAAACCCCTGCAATGGAGAATTTATCGACACTTACCGGGAAATATGGTGAGGAAGGGGATAAACTGATGTTCAAAGTGCTGAACAACGGCGATATCTTCAACGATGCCCAACAAGCTACAGATAATAAAGAACTGATATCCGCCATTACGGAAAAAGCTCTCAGGTATGATCTTACCATTCCGTTTGCCCGCTATGTGGTAATGAATCAACATGAACTGGCCTTGCCTTTCAAGCGATATCAGATGCAACCGGTATGGCGTGCCGATAAGCCCCAGAAAGGCCGCTATCGCGAATTCTATCAATGTGATGCAGATGTGGTAGGCAGCAATTCCCTCTTAAATGAAGTGGAATTATTGTTGATTTATGATACTGTACTTACCAGACTTGGTATGCAGGGCTATGAGCTCCGGATCAATAACCGCAAGATCCTGTTTGGTCTTGCAGAGGTTATTGGCAAACCGGAATTATTAATGGATATCACCATTTCGATCGATAAATTGGATAAGATCGGCGCAGAAGGAGTGAGAAAAGAACTGCAATCCAGAGGCCTGACAGACGATGAAATCAACATCATCGAAAAATTCCTCGGCATTACCGGTAGCAGCGAAGAAAAACTCGCGCAACTGGGCCAGCTGCTGCAATCATCAGCCACCGCGCTTAAAGGAATTGAAGAATTATCATTTGTTATTAATTCCGGATATGCCAGCTTTAATACCGAACCTGTCATCGATGTTACACTCGCACGTGGCCTGAACTACTACACCGGCCTGATTGTAGAAGTAAAAGCCCCTGCCTCCGTGAAAATGGGTAGCATCGGCGGTGGCGGCCGGTACGATGATCTCACCGGCCTTTTCGGCCTTCCGGGCATCTCCGGCGTGGGCATCTCCTTTGGTGTGGATCGTATATATGATGTACTGGAAGAACTCAACCTCTTCCCCCCTACTGCTCAGCAATCTACCAGAGTGCTGTTCCTGAATCTTGGTGAAACCAGTGCCAGAAAAGCTTTTGAATACATGATGGCGCTGAGGGGGAAAGGTATCGCTGCAGAAATATTCCATGAAAACGCCAAGATGGACAAACAAATGAAATATGCCAACAAGCGGAATATTCCTTTTGTAGTCATCCTCGGAGAATCTGAACTGCAGGAGAATATGATGAGCATTAAGAACCTCGAAAGCGGAAAGCAGGAGAAGATCGGGGCTGAACAAATTCTTTCGTACCAGTTTTAA
- a CDS encoding low molecular weight protein-tyrosine-phosphatase, with product MKILMVCLGNICRSPLAEGIMRHLAAEKGLQWEIDSAGTGNWHVGHAPDHRSIREARKHGVDISGLRGRQFQTADFDQFDHIYVMDRNNYADVLRKARNEADKAKVEFLLAGNKDVPDPWYDDALFAPVYKMIYEACDTITDRQL from the coding sequence ATGAAGATATTGATGGTTTGCCTGGGTAACATTTGTCGTTCCCCACTGGCAGAAGGCATAATGAGGCATCTGGCTGCAGAAAAAGGACTGCAATGGGAAATAGACTCCGCCGGCACCGGTAACTGGCATGTGGGCCATGCGCCGGACCATCGCTCCATCCGAGAAGCCCGGAAACATGGTGTGGATATTTCCGGACTGCGTGGCAGGCAATTTCAAACGGCAGACTTCGATCAGTTCGATCATATATACGTGATGGACCGGAACAATTACGCCGATGTACTGCGTAAAGCCCGCAACGAAGCCGATAAAGCGAAGGTGGAATTCCTGCTGGCAGGTAATAAAGATGTTCCTGACCCCTGGTATGATGATGCACTGTTTGCACCTGTTTATAAAATGATCTACGAGGCCTGCGATACCATCACAGACCGTCAACTATAA
- a CDS encoding substrate-binding domain-containing protein, with protein sequence MFFRFSKMNAVYLTALATIVMVSCGPNPNAKKLDTATEGTIHISVDETYKPLIDSEIKVFESLYPKAHIIPVYKPEADCFKDLLNDSARMILVTRDFNQQERDYFKQIRITPQSLLLAWDALALVVNKSNPDSILSMDQVRGIMNGTNAGTDRKWQLVFDNANSSTVRYIMDSINKGKPLPTNTMAAKTNPDVVDYVSKSKDAIGVIGVSWISDPNDSLSMAFTQKASVVRLRADNGSDFVKPYQAYIGIGTYPLKRGFFFCLKEPHHGLGSGFATFLGSYEGQLVMKQFRLFPARLNVVFREASLK encoded by the coding sequence ATGTTTTTCAGGTTTAGTAAGATGAATGCTGTATATTTAACGGCACTGGCAACTATAGTAATGGTCTCCTGCGGACCAAATCCAAATGCGAAAAAATTAGATACAGCCACGGAAGGTACCATACACATCAGTGTAGATGAAACGTATAAACCGCTGATAGATTCTGAAATAAAAGTTTTTGAATCACTGTATCCCAAAGCTCATATCATCCCTGTTTATAAACCAGAGGCTGATTGCTTTAAAGATCTTTTAAATGACAGCGCCCGGATGATACTCGTTACCCGCGATTTCAACCAGCAGGAACGAGATTACTTCAAGCAAATCAGAATTACGCCTCAGAGCCTTTTGCTGGCTTGGGATGCGCTTGCTCTGGTAGTGAACAAAAGTAACCCGGATTCTATTCTGTCCATGGATCAGGTGCGTGGCATCATGAATGGCACCAACGCCGGAACAGACCGTAAATGGCAACTGGTGTTTGATAATGCCAACTCAAGCACAGTGCGATATATCATGGATTCCATCAACAAGGGTAAACCTTTGCCGACCAATACAATGGCTGCTAAAACTAACCCGGATGTAGTGGATTACGTGTCGAAAAGTAAAGACGCGATTGGTGTGATAGGCGTCAGCTGGATCTCAGATCCGAATGATTCATTGTCTATGGCATTTACTCAGAAAGCTTCTGTAGTAAGACTGCGGGCCGACAATGGATCTGATTTCGTTAAGCCATACCAGGCATATATCGGTATCGGCACCTATCCGTTAAAACGTGGCTTCTTCTTCTGCCTTAAAGAGCCTCATCATGGCCTCGGTAGCGGATTTGCAACATTTCTCGGTAGTTATGAAGGACAGCTGGTGATGAAACAGTTCCGTCTATTCCCTGCCAGGTTAAATGTGGTATTCAGGGAAGCCAGCCTTAAGTAG